A genomic region of Vibrio ziniensis contains the following coding sequences:
- a CDS encoding TonB family protein has product MSDLLRETKVSVSKATLVSIGLHIVVIFAIWCEWTSVQTAAHKAPAAKISVGIRAASVGQVAQNAVNPQKKIVEVTEPVIEPKPEQPLEKKTKFVEKPKPIESKPKPVPAKLVQSTETKVVPKREDKQVEVKKPDKKVKENKAEPVIVPKPIEITPPQAKQVAQLNGSQGISGSADAKMKVQETGKSNQHVGDPNTAIFDVTLRQHLMKFKEYPRSLKLKRKEGTVEVLFTINNKGELLSSKILSRKGHRDFEKGIAGIFERAKPLPVPSSEAQWVTREYRLVFNFELN; this is encoded by the coding sequence ATGAGTGATTTGTTGCGAGAGACTAAGGTTTCAGTAAGTAAAGCAACCTTAGTTTCTATTGGGCTGCATATCGTTGTGATATTCGCGATCTGGTGTGAGTGGACGTCTGTTCAGACGGCAGCTCATAAAGCGCCAGCAGCAAAAATTAGTGTAGGAATTAGGGCAGCTTCTGTTGGTCAAGTCGCTCAAAATGCAGTTAACCCACAAAAGAAAATAGTAGAGGTTACGGAGCCCGTCATCGAACCAAAACCAGAGCAACCACTTGAAAAGAAAACGAAATTCGTTGAAAAACCAAAGCCAATCGAGAGTAAGCCTAAACCTGTACCGGCTAAACTGGTTCAATCGACAGAGACTAAAGTTGTGCCGAAACGAGAAGACAAGCAGGTAGAAGTTAAAAAGCCAGACAAAAAGGTGAAAGAGAACAAAGCGGAACCTGTCATCGTCCCCAAACCTATAGAGATAACACCTCCACAAGCTAAACAGGTGGCTCAGCTAAATGGCTCACAAGGTATAAGTGGATCTGCCGACGCAAAAATGAAAGTTCAGGAAACGGGAAAGAGTAATCAACACGTGGGTGATCCGAACACTGCAATTTTCGATGTTACTTTGCGTCAGCACTTGATGAAATTTAAAGAATACCCTCGGTCACTAAAGTTAAAGCGTAAAGAAGGAACTGTTGAAGTCCTTTTTACGATCAATAACAAAGGTGAATTATTGTCGAGCAAGATTTTAAGCCGAAAAGGGCACCGAGATTTTGAAAAGGGAATCGCCGGAATATTTGAGAGGGCCAAGCCGCTTCCTGTTCCATCATCAGAAGCTCAGTGGGTAACCAGAGAATATCGCTTAGTGTTTAACTTTGAGCTGAATTAG
- a CDS encoding AAA family ATPase, translating into MIKTVAVSNYRSLKNVIAPLSGLNVVTGSNGTGKSNLYKSLRFLSDAANNSLVTALAKDGGISSTFWAGPEKFTKDMLAGQAPVQGGPKTMPARLEFGFAGDKFGYSVSLGIPPPIIGPDPDPTMFSLDPVIRRECIWAGSSYRPATCLIDRQGPLVKIRDGRSWRVVAGHLSTFDSILTEVSDPESAPEVFHMRNTIKNWRFYDSFRTDVDSPIRQPKIGTFTPVLDHHGHGLVAALRTIHEIGDRQGMYDSINDAFPGATISMTKDSNNCFSLEFHQSGLLRPLKLGELSDGTLRYLLLIAALLTPRPPSLMVLNEPETSLHPDLLPALGRLIIKASKQTQVWVVSHATRLVATLECDEDCNSICLDKVYGETHILEQGMLDQPSWHWPS; encoded by the coding sequence ATGATAAAAACGGTTGCAGTAAGTAACTATCGGTCACTAAAAAATGTAATTGCTCCTCTATCAGGTTTGAATGTTGTTACCGGCTCAAATGGAACTGGTAAGTCGAATTTGTATAAATCACTTAGGTTTTTATCTGACGCTGCGAACAATAGTTTGGTGACTGCTCTGGCTAAAGATGGTGGCATTTCGTCTACCTTCTGGGCTGGTCCCGAAAAGTTTACTAAGGACATGTTAGCAGGTCAGGCTCCAGTTCAAGGTGGTCCAAAGACAATGCCAGCACGGCTTGAGTTTGGCTTCGCTGGTGATAAATTCGGTTATAGTGTTTCTTTAGGGATACCACCGCCCATTATTGGCCCGGACCCTGACCCTACAATGTTCAGCTTAGATCCCGTAATACGGCGTGAATGTATATGGGCTGGTTCTTCTTATCGACCAGCGACTTGCCTGATAGATCGCCAAGGGCCGCTGGTAAAGATACGAGATGGACGTTCTTGGAGAGTAGTTGCGGGTCATCTAAGCACTTTTGACAGTATCCTCACTGAAGTGTCAGACCCTGAGTCTGCTCCAGAGGTATTTCATATGCGTAATACGATAAAAAATTGGCGTTTTTATGACTCATTCAGAACGGATGTCGATTCACCTATCCGTCAGCCAAAAATTGGAACCTTTACTCCAGTACTTGATCATCACGGACACGGTTTGGTGGCAGCCTTGCGTACTATTCATGAGATAGGTGATAGACAGGGAATGTACGACTCGATAAATGATGCATTTCCCGGGGCAACGATTTCCATGACTAAGGATAGTAATAATTGCTTTAGTTTAGAGTTTCATCAATCAGGCTTATTGCGACCACTGAAACTTGGGGAATTATCAGATGGTACCTTGAGGTATTTGTTATTAATCGCCGCATTATTAACACCAAGACCGCCTTCTTTAATGGTTTTAAACGAACCAGAAACTAGCTTACATCCCGATTTGCTTCCCGCACTAGGTAGATTAATTATCAAAGCATCTAAGCAGACCCAAGTCTGGGTCGTGTCTCATGCAACAAGACTTGTAGCGACATTGGAATGCGATGAAGACTGCAATTCAATTTGCTTAGATAAGGTGTATGGTGAAACACATATCCTGGAACAAGGAATGCTAGACCAACCGTCTTGGCATTGGCCAAGTTAG
- a CDS encoding LysR substrate-binding domain-containing protein, protein MPIKTRSIPATGHLIAFETTARLGSLSLAADELCVTTAAISKQIKSLEQFLNTELFIRSAQGMRLTENGEQYLSDVTQALNHLSQCTAKFKQRSEETKNEITIELGPCFLHFWLLPRLEIFREKYPNIMINISVNSVRDIEDGGNYDVAFFYSSISSRNSHTHIMFKERMFLVCSPKFLNSRTNIDVKTSAIFDHPIIMMSEEHANWEGWESWAMYSGITYRKPKNILRVEDQVAVIQAAINNAGIALVWDWQVDDLITKGQLIAISSPLDLNDNAYFLATTARPNSQAAATFSNWLIAESQQ, encoded by the coding sequence ATGCCGATAAAAACAAGGTCTATCCCTGCTACTGGTCACCTAATAGCATTTGAGACAACAGCACGTTTGGGCAGCTTGTCTCTTGCCGCCGATGAACTGTGTGTAACTACAGCTGCCATTAGTAAGCAGATCAAATCGCTCGAACAATTCCTTAATACCGAGTTATTTATTCGTTCTGCCCAAGGAATGCGATTAACTGAGAATGGAGAGCAATATTTATCTGATGTTACACAAGCTCTAAATCATTTAAGCCAGTGTACAGCCAAATTTAAGCAACGATCTGAAGAAACAAAAAATGAAATAACAATAGAATTGGGACCATGTTTTTTACACTTTTGGCTTCTACCCAGACTGGAGATCTTTAGAGAAAAATATCCCAACATTATGATTAACATTAGTGTCAATAGTGTGCGTGACATTGAAGATGGCGGTAACTACGATGTGGCGTTTTTCTATTCAAGCATAAGCAGTAGAAACTCACACACTCATATTATGTTTAAGGAAAGAATGTTCTTAGTCTGTAGTCCAAAATTTTTGAATTCTAGAACTAACATTGACGTAAAAACATCCGCCATTTTTGATCACCCGATCATCATGATGAGTGAAGAGCACGCCAATTGGGAGGGCTGGGAATCATGGGCAATGTATTCAGGTATCACTTATCGTAAACCCAAAAATATCTTGCGCGTGGAAGACCAAGTCGCTGTTATACAGGCAGCAATTAATAATGCGGGGATTGCGTTAGTATGGGATTGGCAAGTGGATGACCTCATTACCAAAGGCCAATTGATAGCAATTAGTTCTCCTCTCGACCTAAACGATAATGCCTATTTTTTGGCAACTACAGCCAGACCAAACTCTCAAGCTGCGGCAACGTTTTCAAATTGGTTAATAGCAGAAAGCCAGCAATGA
- a CDS encoding CocE/NonD family hydrolase yields MVEIKEIRHDWLELPDGTRLAFRAWMPADALTNPVPAILEYLPYRKSDGTIVRDEITMAETATHGYACIRVDIRGCGESEGLFDDEYSKQEHQDGVDVIEWISNQAWCDGNVGMVGISWGGFNSLQIAALNPPALKAIITQCSTDDRYRDDIHYSGGCLLNDNMDWAAFFWAYALGRAPDPSLVGSNWKSIWKDRLTNMPFLATPWIQNQTRNDYWKHGSVCENYSDIKIPVYAIGGWADAYKNTVFTLLQNLSVPKKGLVGPWAHKYPNIAYPNPKMDYVAESVRWWDKWLKNIDNGIDEEPELNYFLQNGAKPKTDYDAREGCWVAESSWPTLKTDTKTWYLASQRLTEKTEDSYPVDICSPQQVGLDGGRYCVGIRLDMEHPDDQRIDDSGSLIFDTAPLLDAMPIAGQIEAKLALSSSTPHANVIVRVSDVHPTGEVTKITHGILNLTHRDSHEFPELLEPGKIYNVNIALNHIAYVVPKGHKVRVSVSTAYWPLIWPCKDNTTLTVVCAKSSVTVPFNSAPSLSDFVPSYDKATRFDGEVVRAPNSQRTVYKDYKSGIWTLETVDDFGCNYYSSSNSEIDFNIKQVFSIHSNDPLSAKNEIKLHVDMGRDNWRTSISAVYTMTCDADQFYIRAKWEARTEGEIFFEKVFDETILRNFV; encoded by the coding sequence ATGGTTGAGATTAAAGAAATTAGGCATGATTGGCTTGAACTGCCGGATGGTACTCGTCTTGCCTTTCGTGCTTGGATGCCTGCAGATGCATTAACAAATCCTGTTCCTGCTATTCTGGAGTACTTACCGTACCGAAAAAGTGACGGTACGATAGTTCGAGATGAAATCACAATGGCGGAGACAGCAACTCATGGTTATGCATGCATTCGCGTAGATATCAGAGGTTGCGGGGAGTCTGAGGGACTATTTGATGATGAGTATTCAAAGCAAGAACATCAAGACGGCGTTGATGTTATCGAGTGGATTTCAAACCAAGCCTGGTGCGATGGGAACGTGGGTATGGTTGGAATCTCATGGGGAGGATTCAACTCTTTACAGATAGCAGCCTTAAATCCACCAGCACTAAAAGCAATAATCACTCAATGTTCAACTGATGATAGATACCGAGATGATATCCACTACTCGGGCGGTTGCCTTTTAAATGACAATATGGATTGGGCTGCATTTTTCTGGGCGTATGCTTTAGGAAGAGCACCAGATCCTAGTTTAGTAGGGAGTAATTGGAAATCTATCTGGAAAGATAGACTGACTAACATGCCTTTTCTTGCTACACCTTGGATACAAAATCAGACAAGAAATGATTATTGGAAACATGGTTCTGTATGTGAAAACTACTCCGATATCAAAATACCAGTGTACGCTATTGGTGGTTGGGCGGATGCGTATAAGAATACCGTATTCACACTATTACAAAATCTATCCGTTCCCAAAAAAGGTTTGGTTGGTCCATGGGCTCACAAGTACCCTAACATTGCTTACCCGAACCCTAAAATGGATTATGTTGCTGAGTCGGTCCGATGGTGGGATAAGTGGTTAAAAAATATTGATAATGGTATAGATGAAGAACCAGAACTTAATTATTTTCTACAAAACGGTGCTAAACCTAAAACTGACTATGATGCTAGAGAGGGATGTTGGGTTGCCGAGTCAAGCTGGCCAACCCTTAAAACGGATACCAAAACATGGTATCTAGCAAGTCAAAGACTCACTGAGAAAACTGAAGATTCTTACCCTGTAGATATATGTTCACCACAACAGGTAGGTCTAGATGGTGGCCGTTATTGTGTTGGTATTCGTCTAGACATGGAACATCCTGATGATCAGAGAATCGATGATAGTGGTTCCCTTATTTTTGATACAGCTCCGTTGTTAGACGCAATGCCGATAGCCGGACAAATCGAAGCTAAACTGGCTCTCTCAAGTAGTACCCCGCATGCAAATGTTATTGTAAGAGTATCAGATGTTCACCCGACTGGAGAAGTAACAAAAATAACGCACGGGATTCTCAATTTAACGCATCGAGATAGTCATGAGTTTCCGGAGTTGCTTGAGCCAGGTAAAATTTATAACGTTAATATCGCACTGAATCACATAGCTTATGTTGTTCCAAAAGGACACAAAGTGCGAGTTTCTGTATCGACTGCATATTGGCCTTTAATCTGGCCATGTAAAGACAACACAACGTTAACTGTGGTTTGTGCAAAAAGCTCGGTAACTGTTCCGTTTAATTCGGCTCCGTCACTATCGGATTTTGTCCCAAGCTATGACAAAGCAACGAGATTCGATGGAGAAGTTGTTCGTGCACCGAATAGCCAACGTACAGTATACAAGGATTATAAAAGTGGTATCTGGACGTTGGAAACGGTAGATGATTTTGGTTGCAACTATTATTCATCATCAAATAGCGAAATTGATTTTAATATCAAACAAGTATTTTCTATTCATTCAAATGATCCGTTGAGTGCTAAAAATGAAATAAAATTGCATGTCGACATGGGGAGGGATAATTGGCGGACATCTATATCAGCTGTATATACGATGACCTGTGACGCTGACCAATTTTATATTCGTGCAAAATGGGAAGCACGAACAGAAGGCGAAATATTTTTTGAAAAAGTGTTCGATGAAACTATTTTGAGAAATTTTGTATAA
- a CDS encoding BCCT family transporter, translating to MIKNIRTLVFFPTFIILISALVLSLVDLESFTKITSELNSRVLSNFSWLFSLGSFYLLVLVVWTYFSKLGDVKIGGDSSTPLVSKPRWFMIVLCTTLAVGVLFWTTAEPIYHLYSPPESFGLESGSADAKLFALSAMFLHWGPIPYSIYCAPALIFALAFYNLKLPFSISSLLRPVFGRYLTPTISDVIDALALYSLVVGMASSLGTGALTLVGGMSRFVDIERNAFSLGIAIFIIVVTFVFSAASGLNKGIARLSKINSWMLFALFAFVLLFGPTVYILSIGVEGFGEFTRNFFRLSLFTGQAAGDLWPQWWSVFYWAVWFAWAPITAMFLGKIARGYTVKEFIQVNMIYPSIFISVWIAVFSGSALYFDTETGGSLNKVLNEQGVEQLLYHIMDQLPLSGVTSFFLILVAFISYVTAADSSTDAIGDLCTKDFNSESDNQTSLPIKIIWGTIIGLVSWIMVSTVGINGVKQLSNLGGLPATLIILACSMTLIRWIQKPQLLSTAELVKEEYQKEVDSRLIKTIEPVN from the coding sequence ATGATAAAAAATATAAGGACATTGGTATTCTTTCCAACATTTATAATATTAATTAGTGCTCTAGTCTTAAGTCTTGTAGATCTCGAAAGCTTCACGAAGATCACAAGTGAGTTAAATAGTCGTGTGCTGAGCAATTTTTCTTGGTTATTTAGCTTAGGAAGTTTTTATCTCTTAGTTCTTGTCGTATGGACTTATTTCTCGAAGCTAGGTGACGTGAAAATTGGTGGCGACTCTAGTACGCCTCTGGTCAGTAAGCCTCGTTGGTTTATGATAGTTTTGTGTACGACATTGGCTGTGGGCGTTTTGTTTTGGACAACAGCTGAACCTATTTATCATTTGTATTCGCCACCTGAAAGCTTTGGTTTAGAGTCTGGAAGTGCAGATGCAAAGCTATTTGCTCTATCGGCGATGTTTCTTCACTGGGGACCGATCCCTTATTCGATCTATTGTGCTCCTGCGTTAATTTTTGCTTTGGCTTTTTATAACTTAAAATTGCCATTTTCAATTTCAAGCTTGTTGCGCCCTGTTTTTGGTCGATATTTAACTCCAACCATATCAGATGTAATTGATGCATTGGCGTTATATTCTCTTGTTGTCGGTATGGCGTCTTCTTTGGGAACTGGTGCATTAACGTTAGTCGGTGGCATGAGTAGGTTTGTTGATATTGAGCGTAATGCCTTTTCTTTAGGTATCGCTATTTTTATTATTGTTGTAACGTTTGTCTTTTCAGCAGCAAGTGGACTCAATAAAGGGATTGCACGTCTGTCAAAAATCAACTCGTGGATGCTATTTGCGTTGTTTGCATTTGTTCTGTTATTTGGACCAACAGTGTATATCTTGTCGATTGGAGTAGAAGGTTTTGGTGAGTTTACAAGAAATTTCTTTCGCTTGAGTCTTTTTACTGGTCAGGCTGCCGGTGACCTTTGGCCACAATGGTGGAGTGTGTTTTATTGGGCCGTATGGTTTGCATGGGCTCCTATTACTGCGATGTTCTTAGGGAAAATTGCAAGGGGTTATACCGTTAAAGAGTTTATACAAGTAAATATGATATATCCAAGTATCTTTATTTCTGTATGGATAGCAGTTTTCTCTGGTTCAGCACTTTATTTTGATACAGAAACGGGGGGATCTCTTAATAAGGTGTTAAATGAGCAAGGTGTTGAGCAGCTTCTCTATCATATTATGGATCAATTACCGTTAAGTGGTGTTACTTCATTTTTCCTTATTTTGGTCGCATTTATTTCATACGTTACTGCCGCTGATTCCAGTACAGATGCAATTGGTGATCTTTGTACTAAGGACTTTAACTCTGAGTCTGATAACCAAACCTCATTACCAATTAAAATTATTTGGGGAACTATAATTGGTCTTGTTTCTTGGATAATGGTTAGTACTGTCGGTATTAATGGGGTTAAGCAGTTATCTAACTTAGGCGGATTGCCAGCCACTTTAATAATATTAGCATGTTCTATGACTTTAATTCGCTGGATTCAAAAACCACAATTGCTATCCACAGCTGAGTTAGTGAAAGAAGAGTATCAAAAAGAAGTTGATTCTAGGCTAATTAAGACAATTGAGCCTGTAAATTAA
- a CDS encoding MFS transporter codes for MSVIYTLKPLSLLFISSCFIMFGHGLSGLLIPVRLTADSQEISIIGFILSMFSVGFLLGAIVCKKILKNIGIIRTFAFCGGICSASILIMGITEDLWVWSLCRAILGFGIACATASLDTWFNSVAIESNRGKIMAINQVFVLTAITLGQFGLVIAEPTEVTLFIICGLVFSLSIIPVVFISKFEPEIEKNESLTFKALYFMSPLGFVTCFVCGLLYSTALNLFPIYFDAAGIQGFRLSLFMGMATIGAVLFQMPMGYFSDSFGRKGAVVLSCISLLVSSYFLPISIESNIEVLSLCIIAVVMGMIACLYPLSISEVFDKTATSQMVSVLSTLLCVYGLGAIIGPYSVSLWMEYSGPKAIFSFVWLMIGLLLIFTLYRIQVRPSLPKEKQEQFVVHIPNIGAEELDPRTVLTEHSIIVDEIMDQMERLALGSPNSAIAFIRSITTKHPEWAVVVAGRAASIESIDTVTLFRAITITNPELSLDIVRNISNSTPEEIETFVEWLIEKKPENCVGLLATISESIQYDAEPIIDIIMEKSPDLLGEFSQQLAKNMFETASNIRQADKQEGSDNYDFKELIASISRAAPEQLDEIHNLLAKYK; via the coding sequence ATGTCAGTAATATATACTTTAAAACCTTTGTCTCTACTTTTTATTAGTTCTTGTTTTATTATGTTTGGACATGGGTTGAGTGGATTGTTAATTCCAGTCCGATTAACCGCTGATAGTCAAGAAATTTCTATTATCGGTTTTATTCTTTCAATGTTTTCTGTAGGTTTTCTTCTTGGTGCAATCGTATGTAAAAAAATATTGAAAAATATTGGCATTATTAGAACATTTGCTTTTTGTGGGGGCATATGCTCCGCCTCTATTCTTATTATGGGAATAACTGAAGATTTATGGGTTTGGTCTCTCTGTCGAGCTATTTTAGGTTTTGGTATTGCTTGTGCAACTGCAAGTTTAGATACCTGGTTCAACAGTGTTGCTATTGAAAGTAATCGTGGAAAAATAATGGCAATTAACCAAGTTTTCGTTTTGACAGCAATTACTTTAGGGCAGTTTGGCTTAGTTATCGCTGAGCCTACTGAAGTGACGCTGTTCATCATCTGTGGTTTAGTTTTTAGCTTGTCGATTATTCCAGTGGTGTTTATTTCAAAGTTCGAACCTGAAATAGAGAAAAATGAATCACTTACTTTTAAAGCTCTATATTTTATGTCACCGTTGGGTTTTGTCACATGCTTTGTTTGTGGATTACTTTATTCTACAGCGCTAAACCTTTTTCCAATATATTTTGATGCCGCCGGTATACAAGGGTTTAGACTATCTCTATTTATGGGCATGGCAACTATTGGGGCCGTACTTTTTCAAATGCCTATGGGATATTTTTCAGATAGTTTTGGGCGTAAAGGAGCAGTAGTGCTGAGCTGTATTTCATTATTAGTTTCGAGTTACTTTCTTCCTATTTCTATTGAATCAAATATAGAAGTTTTATCACTTTGTATCATAGCTGTAGTAATGGGAATGATAGCGTGTTTATATCCACTTAGTATTTCTGAAGTATTCGATAAGACGGCTACTTCTCAGATGGTTTCTGTACTATCAACTTTGCTTTGCGTATATGGCTTAGGGGCGATTATCGGACCGTATAGCGTGTCTTTATGGATGGAATATAGTGGTCCTAAGGCAATCTTTAGTTTTGTATGGCTCATGATAGGTTTACTGTTGATTTTTACGCTGTATCGGATACAAGTGAGACCCTCTTTACCCAAGGAAAAGCAAGAGCAGTTTGTGGTCCACATACCGAATATTGGAGCAGAAGAACTTGATCCCCGAACCGTCTTGACAGAGCATTCAATCATTGTTGATGAGATTATGGACCAGATGGAAAGGCTCGCCTTAGGCAGCCCTAATTCGGCAATAGCATTCATTCGCAGCATAACAACTAAGCACCCTGAATGGGCGGTCGTTGTTGCCGGAAGGGCTGCATCTATTGAATCCATTGATACAGTTACTTTATTTAGGGCAATCACAATAACTAACCCTGAACTATCACTAGATATTGTAAGAAATATTTCTAACTCTACTCCAGAAGAAATAGAGACTTTCGTTGAATGGCTTATAGAGAAAAAGCCAGAAAACTGTGTTGGTTTGTTAGCTACAATTAGTGAATCTATTCAGTATGACGCAGAACCTATTATTGATATTATTATGGAAAAATCGCCTGATTTATTAGGTGAATTTAGTCAACAGCTTGCTAAAAATATGTTTGAAACGGCTAGCAATATAAGGCAAGCAGACAAACAGGAAGGTTCGGATAATTATGACTTTAAAGAACTAATAGCATCAATATCGCGAGCTGCACCAGAACAACTTGATGAAATTCATAATTTACTGGCCAAGTACAAGTAA
- a CDS encoding PEP-CTERM sorting domain-containing protein, which yields MKIKNIFWGIPLALFCTFANAGIISFTINQTFSQGGVTDLPSTTISLGGAGSFILDPGFSGDYFDFMFPNSGTFSTTSSEIEGYYFLDSYSLGETLGIGNFGSHISAIGDWDTILVSGLADSIWETSHSGYLGFLTEDSLYGWIDYTFTRTDLTSTITLLNGAYSDVAYADILVGVSEIPEPSSLALFFMGILGFSVWRRRKMNTDI from the coding sequence GTGAAAATAAAAAATATATTTTGGGGAATTCCACTAGCTCTTTTCTGTACTTTTGCCAATGCTGGAATCATTTCATTTACTATTAATCAAACTTTTTCTCAAGGTGGTGTGACTGATCTGCCCTCTACCACAATAAGCTTGGGAGGCGCAGGGTCATTTATTCTCGATCCAGGATTTTCTGGAGATTATTTTGACTTTATGTTTCCTAACTCCGGTACATTTTCAACGACCTCTAGTGAAATTGAAGGGTATTACTTCCTAGATTCATATTCGCTTGGAGAAACGCTTGGAATCGGAAATTTTGGCTCTCACATTAGTGCCATTGGGGATTGGGATACAATTCTTGTTTCTGGATTGGCTGATAGCATATGGGAAACTAGCCATAGTGGTTATTTAGGATTTTTAACTGAAGATTCTTTATATGGTTGGATTGATTATACATTCACCCGAACTGATCTCACCTCTACTATTACCCTACTAAATGGTGCATATAGCGATGTCGCATACGCTGATATTTTAGTGGGTGTTAGTGAAATACCAGAGCCATCATCTTTAGCTTTATTTTTTATGGGAATTCTTGGCTTTAGCGTTTGGCGTCGCCGTAAAATGAATACCGATATTTAA
- a CDS encoding LysR family transcriptional regulator has translation MMNFDYNLLKVLAVLLETQSTTTTADKLATSQPAISRSLKRLRELFADDLLVRSGGQMALTPKAENIKTQLPDVLIAINGLVEQAVEFDPATVTQDLHIAMNSSIGQWFAAPLAQLISEKAPQINLTIEDWTETTPTKIDTGEIQFGINYFPMELPKHFVQRKGGKDHFGIVCSNKHPLAKKVMSIEDCTSYPFAVHIIKDWNEKEQHISRMLKPFNVEPRIQLRTTHLSVILDAISKRDLLFPCSTHLIEQLDKRYASVQIDSILPTLEGHFGYVYGVKWRNEPMTQWLEEIINHLMFSLNIKAN, from the coding sequence ATGATGAATTTCGACTACAACCTGTTAAAGGTACTAGCGGTATTGCTAGAAACCCAAAGCACGACAACTACCGCAGATAAGCTCGCCACCAGTCAACCCGCGATTAGTCGATCACTAAAACGATTGAGAGAACTTTTTGCAGATGATTTGCTGGTACGAAGTGGCGGGCAAATGGCACTAACGCCAAAAGCCGAAAACATCAAAACACAATTGCCCGATGTCCTTATCGCAATCAATGGCTTAGTTGAACAAGCCGTTGAGTTCGACCCAGCAACAGTCACTCAAGACCTACATATTGCAATGAATAGTTCAATTGGTCAGTGGTTTGCGGCTCCACTTGCTCAGCTCATATCAGAAAAGGCTCCGCAGATTAACCTAACGATTGAAGACTGGACTGAAACCACTCCGACGAAAATTGATACAGGTGAAATTCAATTTGGCATTAACTACTTTCCGATGGAGCTACCAAAGCACTTTGTACAAAGAAAGGGGGGAAAGGATCATTTTGGCATCGTATGTAGTAACAAACACCCACTTGCTAAGAAAGTGATGAGTATAGAAGACTGTACCAGCTACCCTTTCGCCGTGCACATTATCAAAGATTGGAATGAAAAGGAGCAACACATTTCCCGAATGCTGAAACCCTTTAATGTTGAACCGAGAATCCAATTACGAACAACTCATCTTAGTGTCATTTTGGACGCCATCAGCAAAAGGGATTTACTCTTTCCCTGCTCGACTCATTTAATAGAACAGTTGGATAAACGCTATGCAAGCGTTCAAATTGATAGCATCCTTCCAACGTTAGAAGGTCACTTCGGTTATGTGTATGGCGTGAAATGGCGAAATGAGCCCATGACTCAATGGTTAGAAGAGATCATCAATCATCTTATGTTCTCACTAAATATTAAGGCGAACTAA